The genomic region CCGGACCTGGTGCAGTTCCTCGATGAGCTTCTCGCGGTCGGTGATGGTGTTCTCGGTCAGCGCGGGCAGCGTCTCCGGGAGCATCTTGCGGACCTGCTCGTCCGAGTAGGTGCTCAGCAGCGCCTTGCCGAGGGACGTGGAGTGCGCGGGCAGGCGGCGCCCGACCCGGGTGAAGGGACGCAGGTAGTGCTGCGACTGGCGAGTGGCGAGGTAGACGACGTTCGTGCCGTCGAGGCGGGCGAGGTGGATCGTCTCGGTCGTGTCGTCCGAGAGCCGGTCCAGCGTCGGGCGGGCCGCCGCCACGACCTCGTCGCCGTCGATGTAGGAGGTGCCGACCAGCAGGGCCCGCACCCCGATGCCGTACCGCGTGCCCGTCGCGTCCGTCTCCACCCAGCCCAGCTCGACGAGCGTGCGGAGCAGCATGTAGAGGCTGGACTTGGGGTAGCCGACGGCCTCCTGGACCGCCGCGAGGGAGTGCATACCGGGACGCCCGGCGAAGTATTCGAGCAGTTCAACCGTTCGTACCGCGGACTTGACCTGCGCCCCGCCGCCCGTCTCGCCAGCCGACATCGCCCTTGACCCCTTCGTTCGACGGGAAATAGTCTCCACAGCATATTCATCATCAGAGACGGCGTTCAGTATATCGAACGTCCCTGGTGGATGACCCAGTACTGCGGCATTACATGTGTGGAGGGACCCGCGGTGGCAGCAGCACCAGTCTGGAGTGTCGACCCCCGAACCGGGAAGCAGCGTGAACAGGTTGCGGTGGAGGCCACAGCCCAGGAGGTGGACGCCGCCGTCCGTGCCGCTCACGAGGCGCGTGGCTCACTCGCGGACCGCACCGTCCGCGCGGCCTTCCTGCGCAGCGCCGCCGAGGAGCTGGAGGCGGCCAAGGACGGTCTCGTGGAGACCGCCGACGCCGAGACCGCGCTCGGCCCGGTCCGGCTGACCGGCGAGCTCGCCCGCACCTGCTACCAGCTGCGGGCCTTCGCCGACATCGTCGACGAGGGCGCCTTCCTCGACGTCGTCATCAACCACCCCGACGACACCGCGACCCCGCCGATCCCGGACCTGCGCCGCTACAAGGTGCCGCTCGGCGTCGTCGCCGTCTACTCGGCCTCGAACTTCCCGTTCGCCTTCTCCGTCGCCGGCGGCGACACCGCGAGCGCCCTCGCGGCCGGCTGCCCCGTCGTGGTCAAGGCCCACCCGGACCACCCGGCCCTGTCCGAGTACGTCGCCAAGGTGCTGCGCCGCGCCGCCGCCCGGCACGACATCCCCGACGGTGTCCTCGGGCTGGTGCACGGCTTCGAGGCGGGTGTCGAGCTGATCAAGCACCCGCTGGTCGCGGCGGCCGGATTCACCGGTTCCGTGCGGGGCGGGCGCGCGCTGTTCGACGCGGCAGCCGCGCGTCCCGTGCCGATCCCGTTCCACGGCGAGCTGGGCTCGCTGAACCCCGTCGTCGTCACCGAGGCCGCCGCCGCCGAGCGGGCCGAGGCGATCGGTGCGGGCCTCGCCGGCTCGATGACGCTGGGCGTCGGCCAGTTCTGCGTGAAGCCGGGCCTCGTCCTCGCGCCGTCCGGCGCCGCCGGTGACGCCCTGCTGAAGTCGCTGACCGACGCCGTCAGCGACACCGACGCCGGGGTCCTGCTCGACCACCGGATGCGCGACAACTTCGTCGCCGGTGTCGCCGAGCGCGCCCAGCTGCCCGACGTCGACTCCCCGGTCACGCCCGGCGCGGGCGGCGAGCACACCGTCAGCGCGGGCTTCCTCACGGTGCCGGCGAGCAGGCTGGCGCAGGAGGGCGAGCACGACCTGCTCCTGGAGGAGTGCTTCGGGCCGGTCACGGTGGTGGCCCGCTACGAGGACGAGGACGAGGTGAAGGCCGTGCTGTCGCGGCTGCCGGGCAACCTCACGGCGACGGTGCAGCTGTCCGAGGAGGAGGCCGCGGGGCAGGGCCGGGGCGCGGAGCTTCTGCAGGACCTGACGCCGCTGGCCGGGCGTGTGCTGGTGAATGGGTGGCCGACGGGGGTTGCCGTCGCGCCGGCTCAGCATCACGGGGGGCCGTACCCGGCGACGACGTCTACGTCCACGTCGGTGGGCGGTACGGCGATCGAGCGGTGGTTGCGGCCGGTTGTTTATCAGAACGCGCCTGAGGCCCTGCTTCCTGCGGAGCTGCGGGATGAGAATCCGTTGGGGTTGCCGCGTAGGTTCAACGGGCGCTTGGAGCGGTAGCGCCGTTGGGGGTGCGGTGAGTTGCGGGCTGCCGGTTCGTTGTGGCTTGTCGCGCAGTTCCCCGCGCCCCTGAAGGTCGGACCTGGGAGACTCGGTCAAATGGATCTCGAGATTTCCGAACTTCCGTTCCCCCTGCGCTCTTACGGGCCCGAGGCGCACTGGTCCTATGAGGACGGGGTGCTCACCGGGTGGGCCGGGGCGCGGCAGGATCGGTTCGTGCCGCCCACCGGGGAGGCGCTGGACCCCGCCTCCGACGCGCCGCGGCTGCTGGGGGCGCCCGAAGGGGACTTTCAGCTGATCGCCCGGGTCACGGTCGGGTTCGGCGCGGCCTTCGACGCCGGGGTGCTCTACGTCCACGTCGGCGAGCGCGCTTGGGCCAAGCTCTGTCTGGAGTACTCCCCGGACGTGCCCACCGTCTGCACGGTGGTCACCCGGGGACACTCCGACGACGCCAACTCCTTCGCCGTCGACGGCAGTTCCGTCTGGCTCCGGGTGAGCCGCACCGGCCGCGCCTTCGCCTTCCACGCCTCCCGCGACGGCGAACGGTGGACCTTCGTCCGCCTCTTCACCCTCGGCGACGAGAAGGAGACGGGCGCCGCCCTGATCGGCTTCATGACCCAGTCGCCGATGGGGGAGGGCTGCGTGGTGACGTACGACCACATCGAGTTCAGGCCGCACTGGCCGAACGACCTGCGCGACGGCAGCTGAGGCGTGGTGGTGATCCGTACCGTCCTGCCCGCCGAGGTGGAGGAGGTCGTCGCGCTGCACGCGCGGGCCCGGGCCACCTACTACCCCGACGGGCTGCCGCAGGACGGCACCGACTGGCTCGCCGCCTGGCGGAGCGCCCTCGCGCGACCGGACGGCCAGGTGCTCTGCGTCGTCGAGGAGGGCCGCATGGTCGGCCTGGCCTCCTTCCGCACCCCCGAGGGCGCCCGGGCGGACACGGTGAAGCTGTTCCAGTTCCACGTGGACCCCGACCACTGGCGCCGCGGCGTCGGCACCGCCCTGCACACGGCCTGCGTCGAGGCGTGGACGTCCGACGGCAAGTGGGCGGCCGTCCTCGACGTGCACGTCGACAACCGGCGGGCGCAGGCCTTCTACCAGCGGCAGGGCTGGGTGCCGGAACCGGCTGGGCCGGGAGACCATCACCTGCCGATGCGGCTCTCCCTGACCGGGGAATGAACACAGCTGCTTGAATGTTCATGCACTCGGCGGAGGGAGTCTCCGCACCCCGTGCGAGCTGGAGAGAGCCGAAGACATGCGCGTCGAGATCTGGAGCGACATCGCCTGCCCCTGGTGCTACGTGGGCAAAGCCCGCTTCGAGAAGGCGCTGCGGGACTTCCCGCACCGTGACGAGGTCGAGGTGGTGCACCGCTCCTTCGAGCTGGACCCGGGCCGCGCCAAGGACGACATCCAGCCCGTGATCACGATGCTCACCAGGAAGTACGGGATGAGTGCCGCGCAGGCCGAGGCCGGTGAGGACAACCTGGGCGCGCAGGCCGCCGCCGAGGGGCTGGACTACCGCACCCGGGGCCGCGACCACGGCAGCACCTTCGACATGCACCGCCTGCTGCACTTCGCCAAGGAGCAGGGGCACCAGGAGCGGTTGCTCGACCTGCTGTACCGGGCGAACTTCGCCGAGGAGCGCTCCGTCTTCAACGACGACGAGCGCCTGGTGGAACTCGCCGTGGCCGCCGGGCTGGAGGCGGACGCCGTCCGCGCGGTGCTCGCCGACCCCGGCGCCTACGCCGACGACGTACGCGCCGACGAGCGGGAAGCCGCGCAGCTCGGCGCGAGCGGTGTGCCGTTCTTCGTGCTCGACCGCAAGTACGGCGTCTCCGGTGCCCAGCCCGCGGAGGTCTTCGCCCAGGCCCTGACCCAGGCGTACGGCGAACGCTCGCCCCTGAAGATCGTCGACAGCGGGGACGCGGACGCGTGCGGGCCGGACGGCTGTGCGGTGCCTCAACGCTGAAGCCGCAGGTCGGGGCGTATGTATAAGCGCTCCTTAGCGACATCACGCAGAAATCGGTAATGGACGGGGAGATCCAAGGGACGCAGAGTGGTTCCATGGAGACCTTCGAGAACCTCGTCCGTGCCGAGTTCGCCCCGAAGCACACCTACCTCAACACCGCGAGCAACGGGCTCCTGCCCGCCCGAACCGTCACCGCCCTGCACCGGGCCGTGCGGATGCGTGCCGAGGGCGTGCCCCTGGGTCCCCTGTACGAGGACGTCGAGGCCGCCCGCGCGTCCTTCGCCCGGCTGGCCGGCGTGCCGGCCGAGCGGGTCGCCGCCGGTGCCTCGGTCGCCGAGTACGGCGGGCTGATCGCCGCCTCGCTGCCCGCGGGCGCCGAAGTCCTCACCGCGGAGGCCGATTTCGCCTCCCTGGTGAACCCGTTCCACGCGCGCGGCGACCTCAAGGTGCGCGCCGTGCCCCTGGAGCGGCTCGCCGAGTCCGTCCGCCCCGGCACCGCGCTCGTCGCGGTCAGCACCGTCCAGTCCGCCGACGGCCGGCTCGCCGATCTGCCGGCCGTGCGCGAGGCGGCCCGGGCGCACGGGGCCCGTACCTACGTCGACGCCTCCCAGTCGGCCGGCTGGCTGCCGATGGAGGCCGGCGCGGACGACTTTCTCGCCGCCGTCGGCTTCAAGTGGCTCCTGGGACCGCACGGGGCCGCGTTCTTCGTCGCCCCGCAGGACTTCGGCGGGCTCACACCGCTGCTCGCCGGGTGGGTCGCCGGTGAGCAGCCCTGGGAGAGCTGCTACGGCCCCGTCGAGGAACTCGCCCACTCCGCACGGCGCTTCGACATCAGCCCCGCGCTCTTCAGTCACGCCGGGCTGCGTGCCTCCCTGGAGCTGCTGGAGGACATCGGGATCGACGTCGTGCACGCCCACGACGTCGCCCTCGCGGACCGCTTCCGCGCCGGGCTCGCCGAGCTGGGCCACGCGCCGGTGCCCGCTCCGGGCTCGGCGATCGTGTCCGTGCCGGGGCTCGGCCACCGGCAGGGCGAGCTGGGCCGGGCGGGCATCGAGGTGTCCGACCGGGCCGGGAATCTGCGGGCCGCGTTCCACCTCTACAACACGGCGGCGGACGTCGACCGGCTCCTGGACGTCCTCAAGGCGTGAAGGCGTGAAGGCATGAAGAACCGGGTGGGGCCTCCCGTCCCACACGAGGAGGCCCCACCCGGCAGCTTGGTCACACGGTCACTTCACCGGCGTGAAGTCCCGCGCCCCGATGAACTCCGGACGCCGCACCGGTGCCGCGAACGGTTCCACCGCTGTGTTCTCCACGCTGTTGAACACGATGAACACGTTGCTGCGCGGGAACGGCGTGATGTTGTCGCCGGAACCGTGCATGCAGTTGCAGTCGAACCACGTCGCCGAACCGGCCTTGCCCGTGAACAACTTGATGCCGTGCTGTGCGGCCAGCTGGGTCAGCGCCTCATCGGACGGCGTGCCCGCGTCCTGCATCTGCAGCGACTTCTTGTAGTTGTCCTTCGGCGTGGCCCCCGCGCACCCGAGGAACGTCTTGTGCGACCCCGGCATGATCATGAGCCCGCCGTTGGTGTCGTAGTTCTCGGTCAGCGCGATCGAGACCGACACCGTACGCATCCGCGGCAGACCGTCCTCGGCGTGCCAGGTCTCGAAGTCCGAGTGCCAGTAGAAGCCACTCGCCCCGAAGCCCGGCTTGACGTTGATCCGCGACTGGTGGACGTAGACGTCCGAGCCGAGGATCTGACGTGCCCGGCCGACGACCCGCTCGTCCCGCACCAGCTTGGCGAACACCTCACTGATCTTGTGCACCTCGAAGACCGAGCGGATCTCCTTGGACTTCGGCTCGACGATCGACCGCTCGTCGGCACGGATGTCCGGGTCGTTCACCAGCCGGTTCAGCTCGTTCCGGTAGACGGCGACCTCGTCGTCGGTGATCAGCTCGTCGATGGCGAGGAAGCCGTCACGCTCGAAGGACAGCAGGTCGCCCGGCGATACCGGACCGGGCGCGTCGGGGGCGCCCCAGACGACCGGGTCCTGGCGCGGGGTGAGCACCTCGGTGGCGCCACGACTGGGGTACAGGTCGGGGATACCGGTGGTGGTGTCGGTGATGGCGGTCATGGAAACGTCACACCTCCTCGGTGAGCAGCGGGTAAACGCCGTTCTCGTCGTGGTCCTCCCGTCCGGTCACGGGCGGATTGAAGACGCAGAGGCAGCGGAAGTCCTTCTTGATCCGCAGCGTGTGCTTCTCGTGCCCGTCCAGGAGGTACATGGTCCCGGGCGTGATGGTGTACGACTTCCCGGTCTCGTGGTCGGTCAGCTCGGCCTCGCCCTCCACGCAGACGACGGCCTCGATGTGGTTCGCATACCACATCGACGTCTCCGTACCCGCGTACAGGATCGTCTCGTGCAGGGAGAAGCCGACCTTCTCCTTGGCGAGGACGATGCGTTTGCTCTCCCACGTTCCGGACGCCGACTTCACGTGCCGGTCGGTACCTTCGATCTCCTTGAACGAACGGACAATCACGGTGCTGCGATGCCTCCTAGATGGGGTGGTGCCGGTTGTGTGGTCAGGCGGTCTCGCGGACGGCGCGGGCCAGCGTCGACAGGCCCTCGTCCAGTTCCTCCGGCGTGATGGTCAGGGCGGGGAGCAGTTTCACGACCTCGCTCTCGGGCCCGGACGTCTCGATGAGCAGCCCGAGCTCGAAGGCGCGCTTGGCGACCTTGCCGGCGCGCTCCTTGTCGTGGAACTCCATGCCCCACACCAGGCCGCGGCCCCGGTACTCCTTCACGTCGGCCAGGTTCTCCTCCGTGATGGAGATCAGCGCCTGCTCGACCTGCTCGCCGCGCTTGCGGGTCTGCTTCTCCATCGCGGAGCCGTCGGCCCAGTACGCCTCCAGGGCCGCCGTGGCCGTGACGAAGGCGGGGTTGTTGCCGCGGAAGGTGCCGTTGTGCTCGCCGGGCTCCCAGATGTCGAGCTCGGGCTTGAACAGGCACAGCGACATGGGCAGGCCGTAGCCGCTGATCGACTTCGAGACGGTGACGATGTCCGGCGTGATGCCCGCCTCTTCGAAGGAGAAGAACGCGCCGGTACGGCCGCAGCCCATCTGGATGTCGTCGACGATCAGCAGCATGTCCTGCCGCTCGCACAGCTCGGACAGGGCACGCAGCCACTCGGCCCGGGCCACGTTGATGCCGCCTTCGCCCTGCACGGTCTCGACGATCACGGCGGCCGGCTTGTTCAGGCCGGAGCCCTGGTCCTCCAGCAGCCGCTCGAACCACAGGAAGTCCTCGACGGTGCCGTCGAAGTAGTTGTCGAACGGCATGGGCGTGCCGTGCACCAGCGGGATGCCGGCGCCGGCCCGCTTGAAGGCGTTGCCGGTCACGGCCAGCGAACCCAGCGACATGCCGTGGAAGGCGTTGGTGAACGACACGATCGACTCGCGCCCCTTCACCTTCCGCGCCAGCTTCAGCGCGGCCTCCACGGCGTTGGTGCCGGTCGGGCCCGGGAACATGACCTTGTACGGCAGGTCGCGCGGCCGCAGCAGCAGGTTCTGGAAGGCCTCCAGGAACGTGCGCTTGGCGGTGGTCGACATGTCGAGCCCGTGCGTGACGCCGTCCCGCTCCAGGTAGTCGATCAGAGCGCGTTTCAGGACGGGGTTGTTGTGCCCGTAGTTCAGTGACCCGGCTCCGGCGAAGAAGTCGAGGTACTCATGGCCGTCCTCGTCGTACATGCGGCTGCCCACCGCACGGTCGAAGACGGTGGGCCAGCCGCGGCAGTAGCTGCGCACCTCGGACTCGACGGTCTCGAAGACGCTCAGGTCGGGCTGGGTGATGGTCACGACGAATCGCTCCTCGGTACGTGGGGGAAGTCTGCGGGAGTGGGGGCGGGAAGAAGTCAGCGGGGCAGGGGGCCGATGCGGTACAGCACCTCTGCGTCGTGCGGCCCGTCGGGGAACAGGCCCGTGTCGAACAGCACCTCGCGCTCCAGCCGCGCGCCGTGACGCTCGGCGAACGACGTGAACAGGCGCTCCGAGGCGGTGTTGCCCGGAGTGATGGTGGTCTCCACCGTGGTCACCCCTCGCTCGGTCACGGTCCGCGCGACCAGACCGTCGAGCAGCGCGGCGGCCAGTCCGCGCCCGCGGTGCGCCTCGTCCACCGCCACCTGCCAGACCAGCAGGGTGCGCGGGCTGTCCGGCCGCACGTACCCGGTGATGAAACCCATCGGCTCGCCGTGCTCGTCACGCGCTACGGCCGACGTGGCCGCGAAGTCGCGGCACCACAGCAGATAGCTGTAGGACGAGTTCAGGTCGAGAACCTTCGAGTCCTTCGCCATCCGCCACAGTGCGGCTCCGTCAGCCACCGTGGGGCGGTCGATTTGCGGATCTGCTTGTACGGCAGTCATGCGAATTGAACTTACCCAGCGAAATTCGAAATTGCATCGCCGAGAGGGGTTACGTATGAGCCGAGCCTGTGTTATCGCGCGAGCGCGAGGCTTCACATCGCACGGCGGCAAGATGCCCGATATTGTCCGGGTAATACCGGGCATAGCGGTCACGATGTGTAACGCGTCACAGCCATGTAATCCCCACGAGATCCGCCCGAATTTCCTCTCCGAGTGTCCGCAAAATCTTCGGGTTTAGGATCGGAGAAAGCGGGCAGAAGAATACAGGAATCTATTCCTGAAAGAATTCTTAATTGTGTGCCAGCTTACATACGGGTCGCTTCGGAAAGCACGTGCAATTCAGGCCCCGGTCACTCCGTCGACGCGTTCCCGCAGGAGATCGGCGTGACCGTTGTGCCGTGCGTACTCCTCGATCATGTGAATCAGCACCCAGCGCATGCTGACCTCCATCCCGGGCACCGGTCCCTCGGCGACCCGTCCGATGTGGTCCAGCGGCAGCCCCGCACACAGCTCCCGGCCCCGCGCGATCTCCCGCCGCCAGATCCCGAGCGCCTCGTCGAGCCCCCGCCCGGGGTCCAGCGTGTAGCCGGTGCCGTCCTCGTAGACCGGCGGCACGTCGAGGCCGGCGGCCACCCGCTGGAACCAGTTCCGCTCGACCTCGGCGAGGTGCTGCACCAGCCCGAGCAGCGTCAGCGTGGACGGCTCGGCCGACGCCGTCCGTACCTGCGCGTCGTCCAGCCCGGCGCACTTCAGCGCCAGCGTGGCGCGGTGGAAGTCCAGCCAGCTCTCGAGCATGGCCCGCTCGTCACCGGTGAGGAGCGGGACGGGACGGCCGTCGGGAAGGGTGTGGGGGGTGCCGGCGGGGATGTCGGAAGGGGTGTCGGTGGTCATGCGGGGAGCATGACACGGGCCACTGACAACGGCGCGCCCCTGCTACCGCCACGCCTCCTCGGCAGCCCGCAGCGCCCCGGCCACGTCCACCGACAGCCCCGCCTCCGAGAGTGCGGCCCCCAGCGCCGCCAGGCTCGCCCGCACGGCCCCCGGCGTGGCATCGGCCCCGTAGTGATTGACCCGGATCATCTCCTTGGCCAACGCACCCCCGCCGGCGGCGAGCGGCACCGCCGGATCCGCCCCCAGCGCCCTGGCCACCAGCTCCGACGCCACCACCCCGGACGGCGCCCGGAGCGTCGTTGCGACGGGCGCCGCGTCCCGGGCCTCGTACACGTACGGCTCCAGCCCGCCACCGAGCGCGAGGGCCCCGGCCCGCGTGGCCGTCGCGGCCGAGGCGTGCCGGGCCATCACGGTGTCCGGCCCCACCGCCTCGATCCGCTCCACGCACGCCTCCAGCGCCAGCATCTCCAGCTGCGCCGGAGCGTGCAGCAGCGTCTTGCGACCGCCGTCGATCCACCGCTCCTTCCAGTCGAGCAGCGACAGATACGACCGGCGCGGCGCCCGCGGGTTCGCCGCCATCCGGGCCCAGGCCCGCTCGCTCACCGACACGGCCGACACGCCGGCCGGCCCGCCCATCGCCTTCTGCGCCCCGATCACGCACAGATCCACGCCCCACGCGTCCGGGAGCACCGGCTCGGCACCGATCGACGCCACCGCGTCCAGGTAGAACAGGGCCCCGTGCGCCCGCACCACCTCGCCGATCTCCGCGACCGGATTGGTGTTGCCGGTCGCCGCCTCCGCGTGCACCAGGGACACGAAGTCGATCTCCGGGTGCTCGGCGAAGGCCTGCCGGACCTGCTCGGCCGTGACCGCCGTGTGGAAGGGCACCGCCAGGTCGACCACCGTCGCCCCGCAGTCCCGCAGCCAGTCGCCGAAGGTCTGCCCGTACGGGCCCGTGATGACGTTCAGGGCCGTCGTGCCCGGACCGGCCGCGGCACGGATCGCGCCCTCCAGCGGCAGCAACGCCTCGCCCTGCATGATCACGACGTCCTGCTCGGTGCCCAGCAGCCGTGCCACACGGTCCTCGATCGCGGCGAAACGGTCCGCACCGAGCGGGGCCAGGTCCAGAAACGGATGCGTCACGGTGGCGCTCTCTCCAACTCATGGGGACAAATCGCGGAAACAACGGAAACGAGCGTAACCGCCGTGCCCCGGCGCCCTGCGACCGGCGACTTCCCAGGCCCGACGGCTGCGCAGCCATCGGATTGTTTTCAGAGACCCAAACTTCTCCTTATGATCAGAACCCACAGTTCACTCACAGGAGGCTCGCCGTGAACACGCACCCCGGGCACCGGGCCCGCATCCTGGCCGCCACCACCGCGACGGCCGGGCTGCTGCTCGTGGCCGGCTGCACCTCCACCGACGACGGCGGCAGCGGCAAGAAGACGGCCGCGGGCGGCGTCGAGCTCGTCAAGGCGGGCAAGCTCACCACCTGCACCCACCTGCCGTATCCGCCGTTCCAGTCGGAGATCGACGGCAAGGTCCAGGGCTTCGACGTGTCGCTGATCGACCTGGTCGCCAAGGACCTGGGCGTGCAGCAGGACATCGTCGACCAGCCCTTCGAGAACTTCAAGACGGGCGGGTCCCTCAACGCCGGCCAGTGCGACCTCGCCGCGGCCGGCATGACCATCACCGAGGAGCGCAAGAAGAACGTCGACTTCTCCGACCCGTACTTCAACGCCACCCAGGCGGTGCTGGTCGACAAGAAGAGCGGCATCGGCTCCTTCGCCGACCTCAAGGGCAAGAAGCTCGGCGCCCAGGCCCAGACGACCGGTGAGGACTACGCCAAGAGCAAGGGCCTCGACCCGGTCTCCTTCGAGTCCTCCGACGCCGTCCTCAACGGCCTGCGCACCGGCCAGGTCCAGGCCGTCGTCATCGACTACCCCGTCGTCCAGGGCTGGCTGAAGGACAAGGCCAACGCCGACGCCTTCAAGGTCGTCGACAACCTCGACACCGGCGAGCAGTACGGCTTCACGGTGAAGAAGGGCAACACTAAGCTCCTCGCCGCCATCAACAAGGCGATCAAGGACGCCGAGACCGACGGCACGTACAAGAAGCTGTACGAGCAGTGGATCGGCCCCTACGACGAGTCCGCCGCGTCGCCGGCCGCCTCATGACCGACACCGCCACGCCCGGGGTCCAGCCGAAGAAGAAGGGCCTGACCCGGCGGCAGAAGCGCAGCCTGTCGCGCGGCGTCCAGTACGCCGTCTTCGTCGCGGCCGTGATCGCCTTCGCGGTCTCGGCCGACTGGGGCCGGCTGCAGAACCAGTTCGCCCAGGCGGACATCGCCGAGCGCATGTTCCCGGACGTCATCACGCTGGCGCTGAAGAACACCGTGCTCTACACGGTGACCGGCTTCGCCGTGGGGCTGGCCCTCGGCATGGCGATCGCGCTGATGCGGCTGTCCTCCGTGGGCCCCTACCGCTGGCTCGCCGGGATCTACATCGAGATCTTCCGCGGCCTGCCCGCCCTGCTGATCTTCATCTTCATCGGCGTGGCCGTACCGCTGGCCTTCCCCGGCACCGAGATCGTCGGCGGCACCTACGGCAAGGTCGCCCTCGCCCTCGGCCTGGTGGCCGCCGCGTACATGGCCGAGACGATCCGCGCCGGCATCCAGGCCGTGCCCAAGGGGCAGATGGAGGCGGCCCGTTCGCTCGGCTTCTCGCCCGCAAGGGCCATGATCTCCATCGTCATCCCGCAGGCGTTCCGCATCATCCTGCCGCCGCTCACCAACGAACTGG from Streptomyces chartreusis NRRL 3882 harbors:
- a CDS encoding pyridoxal-phosphate-dependent aminotransferase family protein, whose translation is MTHPFLDLAPLGADRFAAIEDRVARLLGTEQDVVIMQGEALLPLEGAIRAAAGPGTTALNVITGPYGQTFGDWLRDCGATVVDLAVPFHTAVTAEQVRQAFAEHPEIDFVSLVHAEAATGNTNPVAEIGEVVRAHGALFYLDAVASIGAEPVLPDAWGVDLCVIGAQKAMGGPAGVSAVSVSERAWARMAANPRAPRRSYLSLLDWKERWIDGGRKTLLHAPAQLEMLALEACVERIEAVGPDTVMARHASAATATRAGALALGGGLEPYVYEARDAAPVATTLRAPSGVVASELVARALGADPAVPLAAGGGALAKEMIRVNHYGADATPGAVRASLAALGAALSEAGLSVDVAGALRAAEEAWR
- a CDS encoding amino acid ABC transporter permease: MTDTATPGVQPKKKGLTRRQKRSLSRGVQYAVFVAAVIAFAVSADWGRLQNQFAQADIAERMFPDVITLALKNTVLYTVTGFAVGLALGMAIALMRLSSVGPYRWLAGIYIEIFRGLPALLIFIFIGVAVPLAFPGTEIVGGTYGKVALALGLVAAAYMAETIRAGIQAVPKGQMEAARSLGFSPARAMISIVIPQAFRIILPPLTNELVLLFKDSSLVLFLGVTLEERELSKYGRDLASQTANSTPILVAGLCYLLVTIPLGFVVRRMEAKAQEAVT
- a CDS encoding transporter substrate-binding domain-containing protein, which encodes MNTHPGHRARILAATTATAGLLLVAGCTSTDDGGSGKKTAAGGVELVKAGKLTTCTHLPYPPFQSEIDGKVQGFDVSLIDLVAKDLGVQQDIVDQPFENFKTGGSLNAGQCDLAAAGMTITEERKKNVDFSDPYFNATQAVLVDKKSGIGSFADLKGKKLGAQAQTTGEDYAKSKGLDPVSFESSDAVLNGLRTGQVQAVVIDYPVVQGWLKDKANADAFKVVDNLDTGEQYGFTVKKGNTKLLAAINKAIKDAETDGTYKKLYEQWIGPYDESAASPAAS